The Streptomyces laurentii genome contains a region encoding:
- a CDS encoding membrane protein (identified by MetaGeneAnnotator; putative;~membrane protein [Streptomyces viridochromogenes DSM40736]), protein MPRLALYALIVCALAVAAAVLSFVQGNLIGIVWVLLAGLSSNMAWFYIKRSRMAGAGAEQQA, encoded by the coding sequence ATGCCCCGCCTTGCCCTCTACGCCCTGATCGTCTGCGCGCTCGCCGTGGCCGCGGCCGTCCTCTCCTTCGTCCAGGGCAACCTGATCGGCATCGTCTGGGTGCTGCTCGCGGGCCTGTCGTCGAACATGGCGTGGTTCTACATCAAGCGCTCCCGCATGGCCGGCGCGGGCGCCGAGCAGCAGGCCTGA
- a CDS encoding NADPH-dependent F420 reductase (NADPH-dependent F420 reductase [Streptomyces albus J1074];~Rossmann-fold NAD(P)(+)-binding proteins; cl09931;~identified by MetaGeneAnnotator; putative), translated as MVGEPGQPVAEAEPAAPRGGRQTVLPGRRAHQVLHGVQIDPRVRRHRQRLVREPAHLRVAVVQGQHRRPRPPRVVHPLQEPLARPRRRHHQQRRAPPRRRDPAEPDRQVRRVAGPDPVAYERGRQLRPAGPDGLVDEVRGQVPRLVLLRADEQQPAAVRHDRGAEGTGEVAGGRRPLRTGEHFAQQRDTYGVHGPACCPGPVSARGRFGADSPGRVRARRPVSNVGAMTSSTSPIPVPAGSSPETASAKPAPKDPWDLPDVSGLVVGVLGGTGDQGRGLAYRLAKAGQRVVIGSRAADRAEAAAAELGLGVEGADNAACARRSDIVIVAVPWDGHAATLEALREELAGKLVVDCVNPLGFDKKGAYALKPAEGSAAEQAAALLPGSRVTAAFHHLSAVLLQDASVDAIDTDVMVLGEERADVEIVQALAGRIPGMRGIFAGRLRNAHQVESLVANLISVNRRYKAHAGLRVTDV; from the coding sequence ATGGTCGGCGAGCCGGGACAGCCGGTCGCGGAAGCGGAGCCGGCCGCTCCGAGGGGCGGGCGGCAGACAGTTCTCCCCGGTCGCCGCGCTCACCAGGTGCTGCACGGTGTCCAGATCGACCCCCGCGTCCGCCGTCACCGTCAGCGTCTCGTGCGCGAGCCCGCCCACCTCCGGGTCGCCGTGGTCCAGGGACAGCACCGTCGCCCCCGCCCGCCGCGCGTCGTGCACCCGCTCCAGGAGCCCCTCGCCCGGCCGCGCCGGCGCCACCATCAGCAGCGTCGCGCCCCGCCCCGCCGACGCGATCCGGCCGAGCCCGACCGCCAGGTGCGCCGGGTCGCCGGGCCGGACCCGGTGGCGTACGAGCGTGGGCGCCAGCTCCGGCCGGCCGGACCAGACGGACTCGTCGACGAGGTGCGCGGCCAGGTGCCACGGCTCGTACTCCTCCGTGCCGACGAGCAGCAGCCCGCCGCCGTGCGACACGACCGAGGAGCGGAGGGAACCGGCGAAGTGGCGGGCGGCCGCCGGCCACTGCGTACCGGCGAGCACTTCGCGCAGCAGCGCGACACGTACGGCGTCCATGGCCCCGCATGCTGCCCCGGGCCGGTGTCCGCGCGCGGGCGGTTCGGGGCGGACTCACCCGGACGGGTCCGCGCCCGGCGACCGGTCAGTAATGTCGGGGCCATGACTTCCTCCACCAGCCCCATCCCCGTCCCTGCCGGCTCCAGCCCCGAGACCGCGAGCGCCAAGCCCGCGCCGAAGGACCCCTGGGACCTCCCCGACGTCTCCGGGCTCGTCGTCGGCGTCCTCGGCGGCACCGGCGACCAGGGCCGCGGCCTCGCCTACCGCCTCGCCAAGGCCGGCCAGCGAGTGGTCATCGGCTCCCGCGCGGCCGACCGCGCCGAGGCCGCCGCCGCCGAGCTGGGCCTCGGCGTCGAGGGCGCGGACAACGCCGCGTGCGCCCGCCGCAGCGACATCGTGATCGTCGCCGTGCCGTGGGACGGGCACGCCGCGACCCTGGAGGCGCTGCGCGAGGAACTGGCCGGCAAGCTCGTCGTCGACTGCGTGAACCCGCTCGGCTTCGACAAGAAGGGCGCCTACGCGCTCAAGCCCGCCGAGGGCTCCGCCGCCGAGCAGGCCGCCGCGCTGCTGCCCGGCTCGCGGGTGACGGCCGCCTTCCACCACCTGTCGGCGGTGCTGCTCCAGGACGCCTCGGTCGACGCCATCGACACCGATGTGATGGTGCTCGGCGAGGAGCGCGCCGACGTGGAGATCGTGCAGGCCCTGGCGGGCCGGATCCCCGGCATGCGCGGCATCTTCGCGGGCCGGCTGCGCAACGCCCACCAGGTCGAATCGCTGGTCGCCAACCTGATCTCGGTCAACCGCCGCTACAAGGCGCACGCGGGCCTGCGCGTCACAGACGTCTGA
- a CDS encoding membrane protein (Peptidase family M50; pfam02163;~Uncharacterized homologs of Site-2 protease (S2P), zinc metalloproteases (MEROPS family M50) which cleave transmembrane domains of substrate proteins, regulating intramembrane proteolysis (RIP) of diverse signal transduction mechanisms. Members of the...; cd06158;~identified by MetaGeneAnnotator; putative;~membrane protein [Streptomyces venezuelae ATCC10712];~putative substrate binding region [chemical binding]): MSTTTPRHDERRVSPVFLAILAVMAVTGWAVWTDFAASPAIAVFLFVTSAWIVSLCLHEYAHARTALHGGDITVGARGYLTLNPLAYTHAWLSIVIPVLFLMLGGIGLPGGAVFIDRGRVHGRWKHSLISAAGPLTNVLFAVVCTAPFWLHALDGVPRPFQYALAFLAFLQVTASLLNLLPVPGLDGYGVIEPWLSYGIKRRVEPYAPYGFFIIVALLFVPPLHSAFFGTINTLLQTLGVPELSRVCGSALYRFWEPAPEFCRV; the protein is encoded by the coding sequence ATGTCCACGACCACCCCTCGCCACGACGAGCGGCGTGTCAGCCCCGTCTTCCTGGCGATCCTCGCGGTCATGGCCGTCACCGGCTGGGCCGTGTGGACGGACTTCGCGGCCTCCCCGGCCATCGCGGTGTTCCTCTTCGTCACCTCGGCGTGGATCGTCTCGCTCTGTCTCCACGAGTACGCGCACGCCCGCACCGCGCTGCACGGCGGGGACATCACGGTCGGCGCCCGCGGCTATCTGACCCTGAACCCGCTCGCGTACACCCACGCGTGGCTGAGCATCGTCATCCCGGTGCTGTTCCTGATGCTGGGCGGCATCGGTCTGCCGGGCGGCGCGGTGTTCATCGACCGGGGCCGGGTGCACGGCCGCTGGAAGCACAGTCTGATCTCGGCGGCCGGCCCGCTCACCAACGTCCTGTTCGCCGTCGTGTGCACCGCGCCGTTCTGGCTGCACGCGCTCGACGGGGTGCCGCGGCCGTTCCAGTACGCGCTCGCGTTCCTGGCGTTCCTGCAGGTCACGGCCTCGCTGCTGAATCTGCTGCCGGTGCCGGGCCTGGACGGCTACGGGGTGATCGAGCCCTGGCTGTCGTACGGGATCAAGCGGCGGGTCGAGCCGTACGCGCCCTACGGCTTCTTCATCATCGTCGCGCTGCTGTTCGTCCCGCCGCTCCACAGCGCGTTCTTCGGCACGATCAACACCCTGCTGCAGACGCTCGGCGTGCCGGAGCTGTCCCGCGTCTGCGGTTCGGCCCTCTACCGGTTCTGGGAGCCGGCCCCGGAGTTCTGCCGCGTCTGA